Proteins co-encoded in one bacterium genomic window:
- a CDS encoding TatD family hydrolase: protein MLRWLDAHTHLDSDDLFSKKEEVLNRAFQAGVTQVLLVNSEATEQSFERTLTCLHLPHSVKRFACFGIHPHQANLYDSKWEKKVKEFLEQTGVVALGEIGLDFYYNYSPQDVQISVFQRQLELALEKKMPVVIHCRDAYTELAQILASLSSKWQGMIHCFTGTPAELEPLLQLGFHISFSGIVTFPKATTLKESAKSVPLDRILVETDAPFLAPVPHRGKRNEPAFVVETARFIASLRSLTEQKLSEAVFTNFEKLFA, encoded by the coding sequence ATGCTCCGGTGGCTCGATGCGCACACACATCTCGATTCTGATGACCTCTTTTCTAAAAAAGAAGAGGTCCTCAACAGGGCTTTCCAGGCCGGAGTTACTCAGGTCCTGCTTGTGAACAGCGAAGCAACGGAACAGAGTTTCGAACGAACTCTGACCTGCCTGCACCTCCCGCATTCGGTAAAACGATTTGCATGTTTCGGAATTCATCCACATCAGGCAAATCTGTATGACTCAAAATGGGAGAAAAAGGTCAAAGAATTTCTCGAACAGACGGGCGTCGTAGCGCTGGGGGAAATCGGATTGGATTTTTATTACAACTACTCACCTCAGGATGTGCAGATTTCTGTATTCCAGAGACAGCTCGAGCTGGCGCTAGAAAAAAAGATGCCGGTGGTGATCCATTGTCGCGACGCGTATACCGAGCTGGCTCAAATCCTTGCTTCGCTGTCTTCAAAATGGCAGGGAATGATTCATTGTTTCACCGGAACCCCGGCGGAATTGGAACCCTTGCTGCAACTCGGCTTCCATATTTCTTTTTCCGGAATTGTGACTTTCCCAAAAGCAACCACCTTAAAAGAATCCGCGAAAAGTGTTCCACTCGATCGAATTCTCGTAGAAACGGACGCTCCCTTTCTGGCGCCGGTACCACACAGAGGAAAACGAAACGAACCTGCGTTTGTGGTTGAAACTGCCAGATTCATAGCCTCGCTCCGGAGCCTTACCGAACAGAAACTCTCAGAGGCCGTTTTCACAAATTTCGAAAAGTTATTCGCTTGA
- a CDS encoding transcriptional repressor: protein MEEELEVLREHLSRKRLKRTEQRETILEVFLRSKKHLTVEELHRLVNYQDPGIGLTTIYRTMKLFCECNLARANYFEEGRVRYEQQYKTAHHDHMICLTCGETIEFVHPQIEKLQEKVARQFGFRMTDHRMEIYGLCEKCNRQGAKTPS, encoded by the coding sequence ATGGAAGAAGAATTGGAAGTACTGAGGGAGCATTTATCCCGAAAAAGATTAAAGAGAACCGAACAACGCGAAACAATACTGGAAGTTTTCCTGCGGTCGAAAAAGCACTTGACTGTAGAAGAGCTTCACAGGCTTGTAAATTATCAGGACCCCGGCATCGGGCTCACCACGATCTATCGCACAATGAAACTCTTTTGCGAGTGCAATCTGGCGCGCGCAAATTACTTTGAAGAAGGGCGAGTCCGGTATGAACAGCAATACAAAACCGCTCATCACGACCACATGATCTGTCTTACTTGCGGGGAAACAATCGAGTTTGTTCATCCTCAGATCGAAAAACTCCAAGAAAAAGTCGCGCGGCAATTTGGTTTTCGAATGACGGACCACCGAATGGAAATCTACGGGCTGTGTGAAAAATGCAACCGCCAAGGCGCCAAGACGCCAAGTTAA